One genomic window of Acidobacteriota bacterium includes the following:
- a CDS encoding transglycosylase SLT domain-containing protein, which yields MSPIIIRRLLLFAPLILTASFLSGSSQEEFVPALRPAPTDSPPPGVLAKISLRDHLAPFGDAAEALRAGDCSTAMESLSAAAAGEAPQAAVRLARGFHAHACEDIQAAEQLLAAGWNGSELEDWRLYLLADAAAAAEHGAAAEEAFEALLSAFPTSHLAPRALLRSTELAHLRDDPLTAAERIERGRRADLPAALRGELERIAWELGTAQQNLDLLRSARRYLLTEEPLVAQDLELAEALRQPSGEIAWELLLEPSDLTRRAVRLIEVDLPGAAWTTLNSLPDGERGADWSLLAARALTADRRGARALQVLASQETADPVVEGRLNLARAEAALDAATARKGRTNLPTAERKALRKQALVYLDRAARRPELAATALTRMFRLLDEPEQFEQALDVLQRLRTLDPDNTLGAKFLWQLGWREFERRNASGAIGYWAELGTLYPESRYRRAGTYWSGRAFERLGEKERADQVFHAIAAADTTDFYRRFALTRLDLPAENPGPAAARPWPSHPRLDRALLLSDLGLDHLAMTEMDAVIEAHGDAIPESTYKAHQSAVFARQGKRVESIRRIRQAFPALGSAEQAGVPERALELYYPVQYEDLIRRHARDQGLPLHLVLGMIRQESAFDLQAQSWAGARGLMQLMPATGREVAGRLGLRWSRSRLADPAFNVQLGTAYFREVLAMFDGNVELALAGYNGGPYRIKRLWRQSPDGELDVFVEGLKIEESRNYVKRILLLSDSYRRRVS from the coding sequence GTGAGTCCGATCATCATTCGACGCCTTCTCCTGTTCGCCCCGCTGATCCTGACCGCTTCTTTTTTGTCGGGATCGTCACAAGAAGAGTTCGTCCCGGCGCTGCGGCCCGCCCCGACCGATTCCCCGCCGCCGGGAGTCCTCGCCAAAATCTCACTGCGCGACCACCTGGCGCCTTTCGGCGACGCCGCCGAGGCGCTGCGAGCCGGCGACTGCTCCACCGCCATGGAGTCCCTCTCCGCGGCCGCCGCCGGGGAGGCTCCGCAAGCCGCCGTCCGCCTGGCGCGCGGTTTCCACGCCCACGCCTGCGAGGACATTCAGGCCGCCGAGCAGCTCCTCGCCGCCGGCTGGAACGGCAGCGAGCTGGAGGATTGGCGCCTCTACCTGCTCGCCGATGCGGCCGCGGCGGCGGAACACGGCGCGGCCGCCGAAGAGGCCTTCGAAGCGCTGCTGTCGGCCTTCCCAACCTCTCATCTGGCCCCCCGCGCCCTGCTGCGATCCACCGAACTGGCCCACCTGCGGGACGATCCCCTCACCGCCGCCGAGCGCATCGAGCGCGGCCGCCGGGCCGACCTGCCGGCGGCGCTGCGCGGTGAGCTGGAACGGATCGCCTGGGAACTCGGAACCGCACAACAGAATCTCGACTTGCTGCGTTCCGCGCGCCGCTATCTGCTGACCGAGGAGCCGCTGGTCGCCCAGGATCTCGAACTGGCAGAGGCGCTGCGTCAGCCGTCCGGCGAGATCGCCTGGGAACTACTCCTTGAACCGTCGGACCTCACGCGGCGAGCGGTGCGGCTGATCGAGGTCGACCTGCCGGGAGCCGCCTGGACCACCCTCAACAGCCTGCCCGATGGGGAGCGCGGAGCGGATTGGAGCCTGCTGGCCGCCCGCGCCCTGACCGCCGACCGACGAGGCGCCCGGGCGCTCCAGGTGCTGGCGTCGCAGGAGACCGCCGACCCGGTCGTCGAAGGGCGCCTCAACCTGGCCCGGGCGGAAGCGGCCCTCGACGCCGCGACGGCGCGCAAGGGCCGCACCAATTTGCCGACGGCGGAACGGAAGGCACTGCGGAAACAAGCGCTGGTCTACCTCGACCGGGCCGCCCGCCGCCCGGAATTGGCGGCAACGGCCCTCACGCGGATGTTCCGGCTGCTCGATGAGCCGGAGCAGTTCGAACAGGCCCTCGACGTACTCCAGCGGCTGCGGACCCTGGACCCGGACAACACCCTCGGCGCCAAGTTCCTGTGGCAACTCGGGTGGCGCGAATTCGAGCGGCGCAACGCCTCCGGGGCGATCGGCTACTGGGCGGAACTGGGAACCCTCTACCCGGAGAGCCGCTACCGCCGCGCCGGCACCTACTGGTCCGGCCGCGCCTTCGAGCGGTTGGGCGAAAAGGAGCGGGCGGACCAGGTGTTCCACGCCATCGCCGCCGCCGACACGACGGACTTCTACCGCCGCTTCGCCTTGACTCGGCTCGACCTGCCGGCGGAAAACCCCGGCCCGGCCGCGGCGCGGCCCTGGCCGAGCCATCCGCGGCTGGATCGCGCCCTCCTGCTGAGCGATCTCGGCCTCGACCACCTGGCGATGACCGAGATGGACGCGGTCATCGAGGCCCACGGCGACGCAATTCCCGAAAGCACCTACAAGGCGCACCAATCCGCCGTCTTCGCCCGCCAGGGAAAGCGGGTCGAGAGCATTCGTCGCATCCGGCAGGCGTTCCCGGCCCTCGGCAGCGCCGAGCAGGCAGGGGTGCCGGAGCGCGCTCTGGAGCTGTACTACCCGGTCCAGTACGAGGACCTGATCCGACGCCACGCCCGCGACCAGGGCCTGCCCCTGCACTTGGTCCTCGGCATGATCCGCCAGGAGAGCGCCTTCGACCTCCAGGCTCAAAGCTGGGCCGGCGCCCGTGGCCTGATGCAACTCATGCCGGCGACGGGCCGCGAGGTCGCCGGCCGCCTCGGCCTGCGCTGGTCGCGCTCCCGCTTGGCCGACCCGGCATTCAACGTGCAGCTCGGCACCGCCTACTTCCGCGAAGTGCTGGCGATGTTCGACGGCAACGTCGAACTCGCCCTCGCCGGTTACAACGGCGGTCCGTACCGCATCAAACGCCTGTGGCGACAGTCCCCGGATGGCGAGTTGGACGTCTTCGTGGAGGGCTTGAAGATCGAAGAGTCGCGCAACTACGTCAAGCGCATTCTGCTGCTGTCGGACAGCTATCGACGGCGGGTTTCTTGA
- a CDS encoding YggS family pyridoxal phosphate-dependent enzyme — MVGAEGVGIERAGTDGVDAEGVDTDSAADRLRRIHQRIAEACERSGRTPHQVTLVGASKRQSAERLRAVRDAGLRVFGENQVGEGEAHRDLLTPSAAGEALEWHLIGPLQSNKAKRAAQLFEVFHAVDRVKIGRVLDRHLSEANRRAIAFLEINLGNEESKHGFAPAAVAEAARSLADLEHLDIRGLMAIPPPEGSEDRARQWFQQLVRLRDDLDRRPEWAGRLRHLSMGMSGDFELAVEEGATHIRVGTALFGPRKS; from the coding sequence ATGGTCGGTGCCGAAGGGGTCGGGATCGAAAGGGCCGGGACCGATGGAGTCGACGCCGAGGGGGTCGACACCGACTCCGCTGCGGACCGGCTGCGCCGGATTCACCAGCGAATCGCCGAGGCCTGCGAACGCAGCGGCCGAACTCCTCACCAGGTCACCCTGGTCGGTGCCTCCAAACGACAGAGCGCCGAACGCCTGCGGGCGGTGCGCGATGCCGGCCTGCGAGTATTCGGCGAAAACCAGGTCGGGGAAGGCGAGGCGCACCGCGATCTGCTGACCCCTTCGGCGGCGGGCGAAGCTCTCGAATGGCACCTGATCGGCCCCCTCCAGTCCAACAAGGCCAAGCGAGCGGCCCAGCTCTTCGAGGTGTTCCACGCCGTCGACCGGGTGAAGATCGGACGCGTCCTCGACCGTCATCTCAGCGAGGCGAATCGGCGGGCCATCGCCTTTCTGGAGATCAACCTGGGGAACGAGGAGAGCAAGCACGGCTTTGCGCCGGCAGCCGTGGCCGAGGCCGCCCGGTCGCTGGCGGACCTCGAACATCTCGACATCCGTGGCCTGATGGCGATCCCGCCGCCGGAGGGGTCCGAAGATCGCGCCCGGCAGTGGTTCCAGCAACTCGTCCGCCTGCGCGATGACCTCGATCGCCGTCCCGAATGGGCCGGACGCTTGCGCCACCTCTCGATGGGCATGAGCGGTGATTTCGAACTCGCCGTCGAAGAGGGTGCCACCCACATTCGAGTAGGTACTGCCTTGTTCGGCCCTCGAAAGAGCTAA
- a CDS encoding DivIVA domain-containing protein — MALTPLEIQKTRFSQKLRGFDPQEVNDFLEIVAEELAKQLAEIDRLGRENRYYRQRLEDAGQREHQLQETLLRAQKVSDEITDAAKREAKLMVKESEIAADKVVRQAIEQSTRIESKVDGLRVARRELQLKLKNTIDLFQRILEADMEEDRETAVVRTLPLKKKEA; from the coding sequence ATGGCACTGACTCCGCTCGAAATCCAGAAGACCCGTTTCTCGCAGAAGCTGCGCGGTTTCGACCCCCAGGAGGTCAACGACTTCCTGGAGATCGTGGCCGAAGAGCTGGCCAAGCAACTCGCTGAGATCGACCGCCTCGGGCGCGAAAACCGCTACTACCGCCAGCGCCTGGAAGACGCCGGTCAGCGCGAGCATCAGCTCCAGGAAACCTTGCTGCGGGCCCAGAAGGTGTCCGACGAGATCACCGACGCGGCCAAGCGCGAGGCCAAGTTGATGGTCAAGGAATCGGAGATCGCCGCCGACAAGGTAGTGCGCCAGGCCATCGAGCAGTCCACCCGCATCGAGAGCAAGGTCGACGGCCTGCGGGTGGCCCGACGGGAACTCCAGCTCAAGCTCAAGAACACCATCGACCTGTTCCAGCGCATCCTCGAAGCGGACATGGAAGAGGATCGCGAGACGGCCGTGGTGCGCACCCTGCCGCTGAAGAAAAAAGAAGCTTGA
- a CDS encoding nucleotidyl transferase AbiEii/AbiGii toxin family protein, producing the protein MHLTPASRELLAALAERPWSDDFYLAGSAALALHLCHRPVRDLDLMSTGNTLASQHRRDLMEDLLRFDPKLRVETARDGYLSTRTGFGSEETGHCGLKFFYYPYPQIESHDHHAGLAVSSLMDLGLMKVGAIISRGSWRDFLDLFLICRRIPLDDLLACSNQKFPHVRDFPLQALKGLADRSTARRQPFPEMAHPDSGNTLQREEIESWFDDQVRRLGRAHVGLDWHPPETP; encoded by the coding sequence GTGCACCTCACCCCCGCCAGCCGAGAACTCCTCGCCGCCCTCGCGGAGCGCCCCTGGAGCGACGACTTTTACCTCGCCGGCTCTGCCGCCCTCGCCCTCCATCTGTGCCATCGGCCGGTACGCGATCTCGATCTGATGAGCACCGGCAACACCCTCGCCAGCCAGCATCGCCGAGATCTCATGGAGGATCTCTTGCGCTTCGATCCAAAACTCCGAGTGGAGACGGCTCGCGATGGCTATCTCTCCACCCGCACCGGCTTTGGGAGCGAGGAAACTGGGCACTGCGGCCTCAAGTTCTTCTACTACCCTTACCCCCAGATCGAATCCCACGACCACCACGCCGGCCTGGCCGTATCGAGCCTGATGGACCTCGGCCTGATGAAAGTCGGCGCCATCATCAGCCGCGGCTCCTGGCGCGACTTCCTCGACCTGTTCTTGATCTGCCGGCGGATACCCCTGGACGATTTGCTCGCCTGCTCCAATCAGAAGTTCCCCCATGTGCGAGACTTTCCGCTGCAGGCCCTGAAGGGCCTGGCCGACCGCTCCACTGCCCGGCGACAGCCCTTTCCGGAGATGGCGCATCCCGATTCTGGGAACACCCTGCAGCGCGAGGAGATCGAGAGCTGGTTCGATGACCAGGTACGACGCCTCGGCCGAGCCCATGTCGGCCTCGACTGGCACCCCCCGGAGACTCCATGA
- the hutI gene encoding imidazolonepropionase: protein MTDLLIHNLSEVATPVGNGPRSGAHQAAVHRLAGHEVLVRNGRIAFVGTPEERQRQHGDLVETPRLDGEGGTLVPGFVDPHTHLPWAGNREDEFARRLAGATYQEIAATGGGILATVHATREASEGELSEKVLRRLDHMLIHGTTTAEAKSGYGLNLDDELKQLRAIQQATEAHPVDLVPTLLAAHEVPLEYRDRRDAFVDLVCEEIVPATAEAGLARFCDVFCERGVFSAEESRRVLTAGAVHGLKPRLHADEFVDSGGAELAAELGALSADHLIAISDAGIAALAGSGVTAVLLPGTSFFLMKHHYAPARRLIEAGVPVALATDCNPGSSYTESLPMVFVLAVFELGLSIEESLTAATLNAAACLGLGGEIGSIEAGKRADLVLLDAPNLLHMAYHYGVNPVKTVIKHGRIAYRAAKVER, encoded by the coding sequence ATGACCGACCTACTGATCCACAATCTGTCGGAAGTCGCCACCCCAGTGGGCAACGGCCCGCGAAGCGGCGCGCACCAAGCGGCCGTTCACCGCCTCGCCGGCCACGAAGTCCTCGTTCGCAACGGGCGGATTGCCTTCGTCGGAACCCCCGAAGAGCGCCAGCGGCAGCACGGCGACCTGGTCGAGACGCCACGCCTCGACGGCGAAGGCGGCACCCTGGTACCGGGTTTCGTGGATCCCCACACGCACCTACCGTGGGCCGGCAACCGCGAGGACGAATTTGCCCGACGACTCGCCGGCGCCACCTACCAGGAGATCGCCGCAACCGGCGGCGGCATCCTGGCGACCGTCCACGCCACCCGCGAAGCGAGTGAAGGCGAGCTGTCTGAGAAAGTTCTCCGACGCCTCGACCACATGCTCATCCACGGCACCACGACCGCCGAGGCCAAGAGCGGCTACGGCCTCAACCTGGACGACGAGCTCAAACAACTCCGGGCCATCCAGCAAGCGACCGAGGCTCACCCGGTGGATCTGGTGCCCACCCTCCTCGCCGCGCACGAGGTACCTCTCGAATATCGCGACCGGCGGGATGCCTTCGTCGACCTGGTGTGCGAAGAGATCGTGCCGGCCACCGCCGAAGCGGGCCTGGCGCGCTTCTGCGACGTGTTTTGTGAGCGAGGCGTCTTCTCCGCCGAAGAATCCCGCCGGGTCCTCACCGCCGGCGCAGTCCACGGGTTGAAGCCTCGCCTGCACGCGGACGAGTTCGTCGATTCCGGCGGTGCCGAGCTGGCGGCGGAGTTGGGCGCACTGTCCGCCGACCACCTCATCGCCATCTCCGACGCCGGCATCGCCGCCCTCGCCGGCTCCGGCGTGACGGCGGTGCTCCTTCCCGGCACCAGCTTCTTCCTGATGAAGCACCACTACGCCCCAGCCCGCCGCCTGATCGAAGCCGGAGTACCGGTGGCCCTGGCGACGGACTGCAACCCCGGCTCCTCCTACACCGAGTCCCTGCCGATGGTTTTCGTCCTCGCTGTCTTCGAATTGGGCCTATCCATCGAAGAGAGCCTCACCGCCGCCACCTTGAACGCCGCCGCCTGCCTCGGCCTGGGAGGAGAGATCGGCTCCATCGAGGCCGGCAAACGAGCCGATCTGGTGCTGCTGGATGCCCCCAACCTGCTCCACATGGCCTACCACTACGGAGTGAACCCGGTGAAGACCGTGATCAAGCACGGACGTATCGCCTATCGCGCCGCCAAGGTAGAACGGTAG